From the Phyllopteryx taeniolatus isolate TA_2022b chromosome 16, UOR_Ptae_1.2, whole genome shotgun sequence genome, one window contains:
- the aanat2 gene encoding arylalkylamine N-acetyltransferase 2 yields MTQYLSGSSPFLKPFFLKTPVQVVGPLRKRRHTLPASEFRNLTPQDAVSVFEIEREAFISVSGECPLTLEEVLHFVGQCPELSLGWFEEGQLVAFIIGSGWDKERLSQEAMTLHVANTSTVHIHVLSVHRHCRQQGKGSILLWRYLQYLRCIPRPRRALLVCEDFLVPFYLKAGFKEKGPSAISVSNMRFQEMEYLLGGQAYARRNSGC; encoded by the exons ATGACCCAGTACCTGAGCGGCTCCTCGCCCTTCCTCAAGCCGTTCTTCCTCAAGACGCCCGTCCAGGTGGTCGGGCCTCTGCGGAAGAGGCGACACACGCTGCCCGCCAGCGAGTTCAGGAACCTGACGCCTCAGGACGCCGTCAGCGTCTTCGAGATCGAGAGGGAAG CTTTCATCTCGGTGTCCGGCGAGTGCCCTCTGACCCTGGAAGAGGTGCTGCACTTCGTGGGTCAGTGCCCTGAGCTCTCGCTGGGCTGGTTCGAGGAGGGCCAGCTGGTCGCCTTCATCATCGGCTCCGGCTGGGACAAAGAGAGGCTTTCGCAG GAGGCCATGACCCTGCACGTGGCCAACACGTCGACGGTGCACATCCACGTGCTGTCGGTGCACCGCCACTGCCGTCAGCAGGGCAAGGGCTCCATCCTGCTGTGGCGCTACCTGCAGTACCTGCGTTGCATTCCGCGCCCCCGCCGGGCCCTGCTGGTCTGCGAGGACTTCCTGGTGCCCTTCTACCTCAAGGCCGGCTTCAAGGAGAAAGGCCCGTCGGCCATCAGCGTGTCCAACATGCGCTTCCAGGAGATGGAGTACCTCCTCGGCGGGCAGGCGTACGCCAGGCGGAACAGCGGCTGCTAG